aagtgaaaattagtaATTTAGGTTTAAAAGGATTAATAAAACATTTGAATTTGTAGTTGTCTAAATAACCTTAGATAAAATTTGGGTTTAAATCATCATAGTCCTGAGTGAACGGatgatatttaaaatataagtgAGCTAAGAATTTCATATTATAACACTTATCTTAAgaagttgtctaaatgaccatgAAAAAACTTGTGTTAAATCCCTCAGTCTTATGTTGaccaataatatttaaaataagagTTAAAAATttcacttatcttaaatatcattaGTCCACCTAGAACTAAGGTGATTTAACCCAAGTTTTTTCATTGGTAATTTAAATAATCTCcttatcttaaatattatcGATCCACCTAAAATTGATTTAAGTGAGTGAAATAACCTCATTTGTACATTTTCTGTTTTTTAacctcattttcttcttctttttttttttttaactcacctcattttcttcttctactAGTACATCATGATGTAATGGTACATGGGATGATTCTTAATAACATATGGAGcttgtttaaaaaataaagaaactcAACTTTAAGTCTTTAACTCATTTCCATTTAATGATTGATATTAGGAAAGAGGCTTCAAGTAACCAATTATTTTTGTTTCcatcataaaacaaaattatattCTTGCGTTACTCTTCTGATACACGAAATTGGGGAAGAGGGATCGTCGAACCAAAACGACGACGCATTGAAGCTCGCTCGGTGGTGCTTCAATGGAGAATCGCGACGTATCAGCGTACTACCAGAACAGAATGGCGCACTTCGGCGTCGTCAGCGACGAGTGGCTCGCTCAGGCCGAGTCCGCCATCGTCCCCTCCAACACCCCCGCCGCCCCCTCCCACACCGCCGCTGATTCCAATTTCTCCGTGATCGACGAGTTCAACAAGTGGCGGAGAAACCCCGATTTGGCTGAGGCCGTCGCCGCCATTCGCGCCCTCGCCGCTGTCATCAGCTCCAGCAAGGCCTCCACCATAGTGCACCTCGCAAACGAGCTCAAGAACGCCTCCGATTCCCTCAAAGTAACCTTACTCTCTATTTCTCTGATTAATCAACGCTTTTTTGTTTGTTAATTTGTAATTAACTGTGCTCACTTCTTAGAAATGATCTTAATCTCGCAAATTGCAATAAAATTGTTGAAACTAAGCTAGATTGAATGAATGATAATCATGATGATTGATAACAACTAGGGTCATGCATGTTAGAGTAATCATgtaatgtgagaaagaagaaaatgggtagtggcattttttttctttcttgtttttgaATTGTGAATTGATTGGTTTGTTAACTTGAATGAGGGTTTTGCAGTCATCGGATACGACCTCGATCTCGTTGACAGCAGCATGTGATTTGTTTATGAGATATGTGACAAGGACTTCTGCTTTGGAATATGAAAACTTCAATTCGGCAAAATCGCGTTTGATTGAGCGCGCTGAAAAGTTTGGGGAAATCTCCCTCAAGGTAGTGGCATCCCGCATCCATCCATGCTATCTACTTGGTTTGGTTGttcagttagttagttagttagttggtTAGCTGTCTGAATTGATTTGTTTTTGCAGGCTCGCAAGATTATTGCAATGCTGGGCCAAGATTTTATATTTGATGGTTGTACGATCTTGGTTCATGGTTTCTCTAGAGTTGTCTTTGAACTTCTCAAACTGGCTGCGCAGAATAAGAAGCTGTTCCGGGTCCTCTGCACTGGTTTTCCTCTCTAACTCTGATTACTGATTAGTTTGTATTGTTGTTGGAAATTCAAGTGTGAGTGATAAGTTTTGTATTAGCTGTGAATAGCATCAATAAGGACACAATTAGTGGAAATACACTTAtgcttgttgttgctgttgttctTGTGGCTTGTATTGCTTAGTCCGTTGATAGAAATCTTCTTAGTGTTGTTTTAATTTCATGGTAATTGACCTTTTCCTCTTCAATATAGTGTTATAAAAATATTCTTTCCAGTGTTTAGACGTTTTGTGCTGGAGAGTTTGAATCATGTTTTGTAATTCTATTTGTGCATTGAAGGTGGGCTTTAAGCTTTGTGTCACTTTGATTTCTTGATCATCTCATTTTAAACTAAGGTGTGAGTCTGAATCTTTGTTGTTTTAATCGTTAGCAGTTTGTGGTTCCGACTTTGTAACTGTGTTCTACATGAATTTGCAGAGGGGAGACCAGACCGGACAGGTTTAAGGTTGTCCAGTGAGCTGGCCAAGCTTGATGTTCCTGTGAAACTGGTAATAGACTCTGCAGTGGCATATACAATGGATGAGGTGGACATGGTATTATTTGGGGCagatggagttgttgaaagtgGTGGTATAATCAACATGATGGGGACTTACCAGATTGCTTTGGTTGCAAAGTGTTTGGATAAGCCAGTTTATGTGGCTGCTGAGAGTTACAAGGTGTATTTGCAACTTATGATGTTAATCTAGTacttcagtaattaccttagaATGCTTGCATTAATTAGAAATAGACCTTGTATAATTACATATTATGTATGTGTTCCTCTGCAGTTTGCTCGGCTTTACCCTCTCGATCAAAAGGATTTGGAACCTGCGTTACGCCCAGTTGATTTTGGCGTTCCTATTCCGTCCAAGGTTGAGGTTGAATGCTCTGCCCGGGATTATACTCCTCCTCAATATCTGACTCTGCTTTTCACAGATTTAGGTGTTCTTACTCCATCTGTTGTTAGTGATGAGCTCATCCAGCTATACTTGTAGTCACCTGTGTAACAATTTTGCTCTGATTCTTGTAAAAGGTTGGCCTGAGTTCAAGGTTGTGTATCTTAGGAAACAATTTTGTAATAAGTATGTGCATTAGCAACCTGTGATTGTGGATAGTTCTTGTTGTACTTGTTGAGCTTAAGTCTCTAAAGGCTTGTTTGCAAAAATGTTTCATATTTTCATTTGTCATTTTcaatcaaataaaatattatcttgCTCTTTTTTCTAATAAAAGTTATTTTCATTACTTCTTAGAACCAAAATGAGATGATATTTTTATACCTAAGTgataataaaaatgaaataaaatattttacttACTATTGAATGCGTGAATCAGCGGGTAGGAATGGACATCCAATTCAACTCTCGATCATTATAAtacatatttataaaatatttaaatatttctGGTAAAAACATGATTTTATATGAAAGTGGTATTTATGTTACCTTGTACTTTTTTAAGTacattttttaatcttatttctCTTGGACCAATTAATGTTAAAATCTGgttcaaaaaaattaactttaaaaTCTATTACTTTTCCCGCCACTTCCTTGCTTCTCAAAAGAAAGTGACATCAACGTATATAAagaataattttaatttggatcattattaatttgacaaaaaaaaatatagtgatGCTTCGTGGCAGACAAACCACATGTTAAAATTTTTggtatatcggaaagataaattacacattCTAAGAATCGATCCCCAAAAATTTTTCCTCCCCAACCCATATCctccagctcttaccacttgagctatcattcgataACCGCACGACTTGGTAGAATTGAAAactactcccttcgttcctttttaagtgtcattcTAGCAAAAAACTCTCCAATCAAGATAGTGAGTTATTGGAGTTTTTTTCCCATGCTACCCTCTCACATCTTAATCATGAAGTTATAAAGTTTTCCAACCAAAATAgtggataattaattttttgttccACTCtgtctcatatcattaaactatTTATCATTCTTCCTTTCCTAGTAGCAATAAAAATTTATAGCCTTCCTCCAATTTTTAATGTTAACACTTTTATCTATGTAACTTTGAAAGCTCTTTTAATTTCCACTTACTAGACAAGACTTTGAATTGATGTAATGAGAATTAAATTTCCACTTACTAGTAAGGGTATATAATTGATAAAATGAACTTAAAAACATCAAAACGACAGTTAAATTGGAACACAAAATTTCTTCTAATAcaacacttaaaaaggaacggagggagtaacattTAGGACTTGCTAATTTTctattctgtttttattttagaaaaattatgatttaacATTAGTCGTGCACTCTAGTGCTTTAATTACTCTTGCATAGTAGCAGaaaatgttacttacacacctctaATAGAGGTGGAAAaagtggaatgaggagagagataggaagaaaagaaaaagtaagagagagaaaatatgagatgtgatagatgataagagaagatatatagaaataaaaaataggtgaaaatgaagtgtttaaaaaatgaggtgtgtatatatcattgttgaacGTTAATTTTCTATTCAAATATTTTGGGACTTATAATAGAAAAgtgatataaaataaatttaaaagtcTAAACATAATGAACCATGTAACTACTTGTGTCATACTTAAGCTCAAGTGGCATACTTAAACAATGAACTGGTGTCTGTGCATATAAATGTCTGTGCTGAAAGAAAAAGACATTAAAATTATCTATTAAATCATATAAACAAGTTTCGTGCACATATAAGACTATACATTTTTAGGACAGTGGGAATAAAGTAAACTACAAGTCACTCTCACAATTAAGGGTTGACGGGATTCTAAAGTGGTAGGAGTTCCATAATCTGAATTACGAAGTTCTGTTCCCCCTTGATCAAGTACAAATGTGGAAAGGGTTAAGGGGAGCCTACTCCTAATGACATTCTCGTCGATTAAACCTAATTCTCATTTTCTTAATCCTACATTTCACTAATCTATCTAAAACACAATGATTACAGATAAATCTCACAAAAGGAAGTAACTAGTTGAGCGCTGTTACATAAGGGCATCGGAAAAACTCTTCTATCAAAGGGGTCGTGATGACATTGACCCATGAGAATACCCATTAGTAACACTTTGTTTTTTCTTGAAATTTGTAATGCTACAATGAGGACATATATATTCTAGCCCATCTGTTTTTGCATAATCCTGCAGAAATTGTAAATGGAGAAAAGTAAATCCTTAATACAATTTAAAAGCAAAGAGATAAGTTGTTTTGCAATAGATGACATCAAGACTCTTTAATGTACAATTGCAGGTGATGATGTTTGTACCTTAAATGCACCTAGGCCCTGCCTTCTGTCACAGCCAAAGTGAGCCCACTCACCACATATGCCACAATTCACCCAATCCCCGGCTGCACTACTGTTGAACAGTGAAAGATTGTGAGGAAAACATACAAAACATGAGATGATGTAAGCAAAAAGTGGTACAAACCTGTGACACAACAAGCAGCATTCTccatcaacatcatcatgtGCTAATTCGTATTCTAGAAG
This portion of the Lotus japonicus ecotype B-129 chromosome 3, LjGifu_v1.2 genome encodes:
- the LOC130746400 gene encoding uncharacterized protein LOC130746400 is translated as MENRDVSAYYQNRMAHFGVVSDEWLAQAESAIVPSNTPAAPSHTAADSNFSVIDEFNKWRRNPDLAEAVAAIRALAAVISSSKASTIVHLANELKNASDSLKSSDTTSISLTAACDLFMRYVTRTSALEYENFNSAKSRLIERAEKFGEISLKARKIIAMLGQDFIFDGCTILVHGFSRVVFELLKLAAQNKKLFRVLCTEGRPDRTGLRLSSELAKLDVPVKLVIDSAVAYTMDEVDMVLFGADGVVESGGIINMMGTYQIALVAKCLDKPVYVAAESYKFARLYPLDQKDLEPALRPVDFGVPIPSKVEVECSARDYTPPQYLTLLFTDLGVLTPSVVSDELIQLYL